In Candidatus Eisenbacteria bacterium, the sequence CCGCCACGCGGGGACCCGCGGGCGGACCCTTGCCAAGCGATCCGCGCTCGTGAGAGAGGCGTCCACATGGGGACCACGCGGGCCCGCTCCACGGCCGCCGCGCTGCTGCTCGTCGCGTCCGCCCTCGGCTGCACGTCCATGCGCGTCACCGGCACGGTGCGCGACCGGGACACGAACAAGCCCGTCGCCGGCGCGGTGGTGACGGCCAGCGGGTACCCGCCGGTGGTGGTGACCGATCCGGACGGCAACTACAGCCTGAAGGCGGCGTGGCAGCAGGTGTCGCTGGTCGCCGGCGCGCCGTGCTACGAAACCGTCACCGACACGGTCCAGGCGACCAACAGTCGCTACGTCACGAAGGATCTGACCATCGTGCGCAGTCCGGAGTGCGGGGGACCACCATCCGCGGCCGCACGCTGAGACGCGATTCGCTGCGCGCGACGATTGAAGCCATGCATTCGGTCTGCTAGCCGGGGGCGATGCACACCACCCTTCGTGCGTTGGCGCTGATCGTCGCGGTTGCCGCCGGTTTCATCGGCGGCTGCAAGAGCCCGGAGGTCCCGAGCCCGTACACGGGAACGAACCGGTACCTCTGCTGCAATCTCTACTACGAGAAGACGACGACGACCGATGCAGCGTGGCAGGTGGGCACGAAGGTCCCCTTCGGCACGCCGGTCTACATCGACCGCGTCCGGCGCAACGCCGTCGAGTTCACGCCGCAGGGCTACCCGACCCTCACCATCGTCTACAAGTACGCCGACAAGGCGGTCCCGTTCGAGACCTACCTCGATCGTCTGTTCCCCGAGAAAGACCCGCGCAAGATGCTGCGCAAGGTGCCGGCCAAGCGCGTGCAGGCGATCGAGCAGGGTCTCGTCGAGCCCGGCATGACGAAGGACCAGGTGATGATGGCGCTCGGCATTCCCCCGGGGCATCGCACGCCGTCGCTCGACTCGCCGACCTGGACGTACTGGCGCAATCGCTGGGACACCATGACCGTCTACTTCGTCGGCGACAAGGTCGATCGCGTCACCCGCTAGCAACTCCATGGACGACGTGACGCGCGCACCCGACGTGGTCATCATCGGGGGCGGGCCGGCGGGCTCCACCGCCGCGACCGTCCTCGCCGACGCCGGCGTGCGCGTCGTGGTGCTCGAGCGTGAGCGTTTCCCGCGCTACCACATTGGCGAATCGCTCCTGTCGGCGACGCTGCCCATCTTCGACGCGATCGGCGCGACCGACGCGATCGAACGGCACGGCTTCCTCCGCAAGCCCGGTGGCACGTTCCAGTGGGGCCGCCAGAAGGAGCCCTGGAGCTTCTGGTTCCGCGAGGATCCGGGCGGGCGGCCGTACGGCTTCCAGGTCGTGCGCTCGGAGTTCGACCAGGTGCTGCTCGACAACG encodes:
- a CDS encoding carboxypeptidase regulatory-like domain-containing protein, translated to MGTTRARSTAAALLLVASALGCTSMRVTGTVRDRDTNKPVAGAVVTASGYPPVVVTDPDGNYSLKAAWQQVSLVAGAPCYETVTDTVQATNSRYVTKDLTIVRSPECGGPPSAAAR